In bacterium, the genomic stretch GCAATCTATGGCGAACTGGCAAACCACGCTCCGGCCAAGGCAGAGTAGACAAGGGGGCCACGGATGCGAAAAAAAACGGCTGTCCTGATCGCGGTTCCACTGGCGTTAGCCTTGGGCCTCTATTGCCTGCCTTTCGCCAGCCTGCTCGGACCGGCCGGTCCGCGGGACTATGTTTACAGAACGTTCATGTACTCGCGGATAGCCGGACAGGCTGTCGGCGATGAGCAGTCGCCCCGGCTCAAAACCGAGAGGGTTTTAAGCTTCATCCGCTGCAACGAGTTCTATACCGACATGCCCGCGCTGGATGCCACCCCGCTGAATGACATGCTTTTGGGGCACGCGGCCTGCGACCAGCAATCCAACGCCCTGGCGCTGCTGCTTTTTTTCGAGGGAATCGAGGGCTCGATGCTGTTGCTGCGGGGCAATGATTCGATCTCCCATCACACGGTGGCCCAGGTGAAACTGAACGGGCGGCTGAGCGTTTTCGACCCGCTGTACGGCATATTGTACCGGGATACGGCCGGGAACATCGCCGACTTCGAGTCGATCCAGGCCGGTGACCCGCGTTACCTGACACACATCCGGATAACGTACGACGGGCAAAACGCCATCGTTCGGTACACGAACCTTTTCGACAAAAAATTCCCGCCTTTCGCCTGGTCACCGCCTAAGAGCAAGATGACCGGAGCGCGCCGGACGTTCGCCGCTGTGGTGGGGTTCAGCCGACGGCTGTTCGGGGCGTTCCAGTTCAACCCGTACCAGGATTTGTTCCTGAACAGAGTCC encodes the following:
- a CDS encoding tetratricopeptide repeat protein, translated to MRKKTAVLIAVPLALALGLYCLPFASLLGPAGPRDYVYRTFMYSRIAGQAVGDEQSPRLKTERVLSFIRCNEFYTDMPALDATPLNDMLLGHAACDQQSNALALLLFFEGIEGSMLLLRGNDSISHHTVAQVKLNGRLSVFDPLYGILYRDTAGNIADFESIQAGDPRYLTHIRITYDGQNAIVRYTNLFDKKFPPFAWSPPKSKMTGARRTFAAVVGFSRRLFGAFQFNPYQDLFLNRVHHLAQEKFDLDKPDEALYFKARNYQLAGRYAKAVALYKKLLQDYPDSPWAERSSLFLAAGLMRQGRWEQALTQLESPALDNMRSAAWKRVREYYLGWCRFRLSSGPPPPSEADITPEAYYF